A window from Longimicrobiaceae bacterium encodes these proteins:
- a CDS encoding DUF5916 domain-containing protein — protein MPSKATYSLPALALLAGLLPAGLEAQQDAAVDTTASATTALRAADIRPAAGPVRIDAQLDDAGWEGATRIQGFVELQPREGAQPPVETEVLLAYDEANLYVAFIAKDPNPQAIRATLQPRDRLWSDDWVGVLLDPYGDASLGYYFVSNPIGVQGDLQMTPQREDSSIDFVYTTAGRITEEGYVVEMAIPFRSLRVPDREVQKWGIMLVRTYPRSSRHYATWPSMSRNNQCQLCQVAQLEGIGRVRTGGNLELLPAAVASRAGRLQNPTDPSSFEQGGLQAEPSLGVRYTFTPGWRAEATLNPDFSQVESDAAQVDVNTTFALFFPERRPFFQEGMDLYQTPLTVFYSRSVNSPQGAVKLTGRSGRTSVGYVGARDEHTPFIVPFEERTAVLQAGHSFTNVLRVQRSLGGSNVGALLTDRRLEGGGSGTTLSADGLYRFTPVYNVSGHLVLSHTQEPNDSALSARLPRLTFGGDGGEHTAAFDGESFTGYGGFVRVARDARHWSWNALYLGVSPTYRADTGFQSQNNYHRATVFTGLNFFPHRYGVERVTPSLFGGGYWNFQGEQQQVLFSPGISATLPRQTQVGINSTFREETFRGVHLTGIRELGVWASSNFSDAVRAGFNLGTGRRVARTLAVPEVGPGRSASAWAVIKPVQQVVVEPSLSYEQLHLTSGTEVFSGYIARTRFNFQYNRELNFRVVAQYNGFRDRVDLEPLLVYQLNPFTIFYVGSTYTSSEFDGHGFVGTSRQYFAKFQYLLRR, from the coding sequence CAGCTCGACGACGCCGGGTGGGAGGGCGCCACGCGGATCCAGGGCTTCGTCGAGCTCCAGCCCCGCGAGGGGGCCCAGCCCCCGGTCGAGACCGAGGTGCTCCTCGCGTACGACGAGGCCAACCTGTACGTCGCCTTCATCGCGAAAGACCCGAACCCGCAGGCCATCCGTGCCACCCTCCAGCCGCGGGACCGGCTCTGGAGCGACGACTGGGTGGGCGTCCTCCTGGATCCCTACGGCGACGCCTCTCTCGGGTACTACTTCGTCTCGAACCCCATCGGCGTCCAGGGCGACCTGCAGATGACCCCGCAGCGGGAGGACTCCTCCATCGACTTCGTCTACACGACGGCCGGCCGGATCACGGAGGAGGGCTACGTGGTCGAGATGGCGATCCCCTTCCGCAGCCTGCGCGTGCCCGACCGCGAGGTGCAGAAGTGGGGGATCATGCTGGTGCGCACCTACCCGCGCTCGAGCCGGCACTACGCCACGTGGCCGTCGATGAGCCGCAACAACCAGTGCCAGCTCTGTCAGGTCGCGCAGCTCGAAGGCATCGGGCGGGTGCGCACCGGCGGGAACCTGGAGCTGCTCCCCGCCGCGGTCGCGTCACGCGCCGGGCGGCTCCAGAACCCCACCGACCCGAGCTCCTTCGAGCAGGGGGGCCTGCAGGCGGAGCCCTCGCTCGGGGTCCGGTACACCTTCACGCCGGGGTGGAGGGCGGAGGCGACGCTGAATCCCGACTTCAGCCAGGTGGAGTCGGACGCGGCGCAGGTGGACGTGAACACCACCTTCGCGCTCTTCTTCCCGGAGCGCCGCCCCTTCTTCCAGGAGGGGATGGACCTGTACCAGACGCCGCTGACCGTCTTCTACTCGCGGTCGGTGAACTCCCCCCAGGGGGCGGTGAAGCTGACCGGCCGGTCCGGCCGGACGAGCGTCGGCTACGTCGGCGCGCGCGACGAGCACACTCCCTTCATCGTCCCGTTCGAGGAGCGCACGGCGGTCCTGCAGGCCGGGCACAGCTTCACCAACGTGCTCCGCGTGCAGCGGAGCCTCGGCGGCTCCAACGTCGGCGCGCTGCTCACCGACCGGAGGCTGGAGGGGGGCGGCTCCGGGACCACGCTGAGCGCGGACGGGCTGTACCGCTTCACCCCCGTGTACAACGTGTCGGGGCACCTGGTTTTGAGCCACACGCAGGAGCCGAACGACTCCGCGCTGAGCGCCCGCCTCCCGAGGCTCACCTTCGGGGGCGACGGGGGGGAGCACACGGCCGCCTTCGACGGCGAGTCCTTCACCGGGTACGGCGGCTTCGTGCGGGTGGCGCGGGACGCGCGGCACTGGAGCTGGAACGCGCTCTACCTGGGCGTCTCCCCCACGTACCGCGCGGACACCGGCTTCCAGAGCCAGAACAACTACCACCGGGCGACCGTCTTCACCGGCCTGAACTTCTTCCCGCACCGGTACGGCGTCGAGCGGGTCACGCCCTCGCTCTTCGGCGGCGGCTACTGGAACTTCCAGGGGGAGCAGCAGCAGGTCCTGTTCTCGCCCGGGATCAGCGCCACCCTCCCGCGCCAGACGCAGGTGGGGATCAACTCGACCTTCCGCGAGGAAACGTTCCGGGGCGTGCACCTGACCGGGATCCGGGAGCTCGGTGTCTGGGCCAGCAGCAACTTCAGCGACGCGGTGCGGGCGGGCTTCAACCTGGGCACCGGGCGCCGGGTGGCGCGGACGCTGGCCGTGCCCGAGGTCGGGCCGGGGAGGAGCGCCAGCGCCTGGGCCGTGATCAAGCCGGTGCAGCAGGTCGTGGTCGAGCCGTCGCTCAGCTACGAGCAGCTCCACCTCACCAGCGGCACGGAGGTCTTCAGCGGCTACATCGCCCGGACCCGGTTCAACTTCCAGTACAACCGGGAGCTCAACTTCCGGGTGGTGGCGCAGTACAACGGCTTCCGGGACCGGGTCGACCTGGAGCCGCTGCTGGTCTACCAGCTCAACCCCTTCACCATCTTCTACGTGGGGTCGACCTACACCTCGAGCGAGTTCGACGGACACGGGTTCGTGGGGACGAGCCGCCAGTACTTCGCGAAGTTCCAGTACCTGCTCAGACGGTGA
- a CDS encoding phosphatase domain-containing protein has protein sequence MPDPNAINRTPDPQARPGWKLRLEDRLGLLDPVQILVFRSFGTPELVRIRGRVRERKGVAGTTEESSFWQNVSNTLHRLESDEIPGARVRARLGGRTLETTTDEEGYFSLELEPEEPLTAGWHEVELELVESVGRPACRTVRGRVLVPSPDAEFGVISDVDDTIIRTRSNDLLREIEIVFGKGARDRVAFPGVPALYRAFSRGPDDQGDNPVFYVSMSGWNLYDLLEEFMRMNDIPEGPLFLSDLRLVEKPSEVMGSARHKWESIDLLMRTYPELPFVLVGDSGMHDPQLYREVAERHPGRVRAVYVHDVSPPERDDEVDRIARELEGHGVPLLRMENTVRAAEHAHEIGLISADGLEEVRREVRRQERGGDGPGSD, from the coding sequence ATGCCCGATCCGAACGCCATCAACCGGACGCCCGACCCCCAGGCCAGGCCCGGCTGGAAGCTCCGCCTCGAGGACCGCCTGGGGCTGCTGGATCCCGTCCAAATCTTGGTCTTCCGCTCCTTCGGCACGCCGGAGCTGGTCCGCATCCGCGGGCGCGTCCGCGAGCGGAAAGGGGTAGCGGGAACCACCGAGGAGTCGTCGTTCTGGCAGAACGTCAGCAACACGCTGCACCGGCTGGAGAGCGACGAGATCCCCGGGGCACGCGTCCGGGCGCGGCTGGGAGGGCGGACCCTGGAGACCACCACCGACGAGGAGGGGTACTTCTCCCTGGAGCTGGAGCCCGAGGAGCCGCTGACCGCCGGGTGGCACGAGGTGGAGCTGGAGCTGGTGGAATCGGTGGGCCGGCCCGCGTGCCGCACGGTGCGCGGGCGCGTGCTGGTCCCCTCTCCCGACGCCGAGTTCGGGGTGATCAGCGACGTGGACGACACCATCATCCGCACCCGCTCCAACGACCTCCTCCGCGAGATCGAGATCGTCTTCGGGAAGGGCGCGCGCGACCGGGTGGCCTTCCCCGGCGTCCCGGCGCTCTACCGCGCCTTCTCGCGCGGGCCGGACGACCAGGGGGACAACCCGGTCTTCTACGTCTCGATGAGCGGGTGGAACCTGTACGACCTTCTCGAAGAGTTCATGCGGATGAACGACATCCCGGAGGGGCCGCTCTTCCTGAGCGACCTGCGGCTCGTCGAGAAGCCGTCGGAGGTGATGGGGAGCGCGCGGCACAAGTGGGAGAGCATCGACCTGCTGATGCGCACGTACCCCGAGCTTCCCTTCGTGCTGGTGGGCGACAGCGGGATGCACGACCCGCAGCTGTACCGCGAGGTGGCGGAGCGGCACCCCGGCCGCGTCCGGGCCGTGTACGTCCACGACGTGAGCCCGCCGGAGCGCGACGACGAGGTGGACCGGATCGCGCGGGAGCTGGAAGGGCACGGCGTCCCCCTCCTGCGGATGGAGAACACCGTCCGTGCCGCCGAGCACGCCCACGAGATCGGGCTGATCAGCGCCGACGGGCTGGAGGAGGTGCGCCGCGAGGTGCGGCGGCAGGAGCGCGGGGGCGATGGCCCGGGGTCGGACTGA